The proteins below are encoded in one region of Helianthus annuus cultivar XRQ/B chromosome 2, HanXRQr2.0-SUNRISE, whole genome shotgun sequence:
- the LOC110909109 gene encoding homeobox-leucine zipper protein ATHB-15 isoform X1: protein MMAMSCKDDKGGIMDNGKYVRYTPEQIEALERVYHECPKPSSLRRQQLIRECPILSNIEPKQIKVWFQNRRCREKQRKESSRLHSVNRKLAAMNKLLIEENERLQKQVSHLVGKNGPLRPNTAHATNDTSCESVVTNGQRRLTPQHPPRDASTPAGLLSIAEETLAEFLSKATGTAIEWVQMPGMKPGPDSIGIVSIAHGCNGVAARACGLVALEPTRVAEILKDRPSWFRDCRAVNILNVLPTGTGGSIEILYMQLYAPTTLATARDFLLLRYTSVTQDGSLVVCERSLTNIQNGPSIPPVANFVRAEMLASGYLIRPCEGGGSIIHIVDHMDLEAYSVPEVLRPLYESSTMLAQKMTIMALRQLRQIALEVSQSGAPNNWGRRPAELRALSQRLSRGFNEALNGFTTEGWSLMATDGVDDVTVLVNSSPEKLMGLILPTPNGYSSVTNVVLCAKASMLLQNVPPALLLRFLREHRSEWADYNIDAYTAAAVKLGPCSLPGGQIGNFGGQVILPLAHTIEHEELLEVIKMEGVGHCAEDALVSGDMFLLQLCNGMDENAVGMCAELIFAPIDASFADDAPLLPSGFRIIPLDPIKGGSSPNRTLDLASALDIGGSRTRPSSNYYVASGSARSVMTIAFEFACESHMQETVAALARQYVRTVISSVQKVASALSSNMNSNGALQAPLGTPEAHILARWISRSYSFYLGAELLKSGNERSENVLKLLWSHSDAIMCCSLKAMPVFTFANQAGLDMLETTLVALQDISLEKVLDEHGRKGLFTEFAQIMQQGFVCLQGGVCSSSMGRPVSYERAVAWKVVNEEENAHCLAFMFINWSFV from the exons ATGTAGAGAAAAACAAAGGAAAGAATCTTCACGTCTTCATAGCGTGAATCGAAAGCTGGCAGCTATGAACAAGCTTTTAATCGAAGAAAATGAAAGATTGCAGAAACAAGTGTCACACCTTGTGGGTAAAAACGGCCCCCTTCGGCCAAAT ACGGCACATGCTACTAACGACACTAGTTGTGAGTCGGTTGTGACAAATGGTCAACGCCGATTGACACCTCAGCACCCGCCACGGGATGCTAGTACTCCTGCAGG ACTTTTGTCCATTGCAGAGGAAACTTTAGCAGAGTTTCTTTCGAAGGCAACCGGAACCGCTATTGAGTGGGTCCAAATGCCCGGAATGAAG CCTGGTCCGGATTCCATTGGAATCGTTTCTATTGCTCATGGTTGCAATGGTGTGGCAGCACGAGCATGCGGTTTGGTTGCTCTCGAGCCTACAAGG GTCGCTGAAATCCTCAAGGATCGCCCCTCGTGGTTTCGTGATTGCCGAGCGGTTAATATCCTCAACGTGCTACCTACCGGAACCGGTGGAAGCATTGAGATCCTATACATGCAG CTTTATGCTCCAACAACTTTGGCTACGGCTCGTGACTTTTTGTTGTTACGCTATACTTCCGTTACTCAAGATGGCAGTTTAGTG GTTTGTGAAAGATCACTAACAAACATCCAAAATGGTCCGAGCATACCGCCGGTTGCAAACTTTGTGCGGGCCGAAATGCTGGCTAGTGGGTACTTGATTAGACCATGTGAAGGCGGTGGGTCAATTATTCATATTGTGGATCATATGGATCTAGAG GCATATAGCGTGCCGGAAGTCTTGCGCCCGTTATATGAATCGTCAACCATGCTCGCTCAAAAAATGACAATTATG GCGTTACGCCAACTGAGGCAAATTGCTCttgaagtgtcacaatccggtgcCCCTAATAATTGGGGCCGAAGACCCGCAGAATTACGGGCACTTAGTCAGAGGTTAAGCAGGGGTTTTAACGAGGCTCTAAACGGCTTTACTACTGAGGGATGGTCATTAATGGCTACTGACGGAGTTGACGACGTTACCGTTCTTGTGAACTCTTCACCTGAAAAACTTATGGGGTTGATTCTACCAACTCCTAACGGTTACTCGTCGGTTACTAACGTTGTTTTATGCGCCAAAGCATCAATGCTCTTACAG AACGTTCCTCCGGCTCTCCTTCTTCGGTTTTTAAGGGAACACCGTTCAGAATGGGCAGATTACAATATCGATGCTTATACGGCTGCTGCGGTTAAACTCGGTCCTTGTAGCTTACCAGGGGGGCAAATTGGTAATTTTGGAGGTCAAGTGATTCTTCCCCTGGCCCACACAATCGAACATGAAGAG TTGTTGGAGGTTATAAAAATGGAGGGTGTCGGGCATTGTGCCGAAGACGCGTTAGTATCGGGAGACATGTTTCTCCTACAA CTATGCAATGGAATGGATGAGAACGCTGTCGGCATGTGTGCTGAGCTCATATTTGCTCCGATAGACGCTTCTTTTGCCGATGATGCACCTCTTTTGCCTTCCGGTTTTCGTATCATTCCTCTTGATCCGATTAAG GGTGGTTCGAGTCCTAATCGCACACTTGATCTTGCTTCCGCTCTTGACATTGGTGGGTCCAGGACTAGACCTTCAAGTAATTACTATGTTGCTAGTGGCAGTGCAAGATCGGTGATGACAATTGCGTTTGAATTTGCTTGTGAGAGCCACATGCAAGAAACCGTAGCCGCTTTAGCCCGCCAATATGTTCGAACCGTTATATCTTCGGTTCAAAAGGTTGCATCGGCTCTATCTTCTAACATGAACTCTAATGGTGCCCTTCAGGCGCCATTAGGCACCCCTGAAGCGCATATTTTAGCTCGATGGATTTCCCGCAGTTATAG CTTCTACTTGGGGGCGGAGCTGCTTAAATCCGGAAATGAAAGAAGTGAAAACGTTCTGAAATTACTTTGGAGCCATTCAGATGCAATCATGTGCTGTTCTCTTAAG GCAATGCCCGTGTTCACGTTTGCAAACCAAGCTGGGCTGGATATGCTCGAGACAACTTTGGTTGCACTTCAAGACATAAGTTTGGAGAAAGTTCTCGATGAACATGGGCGAAAAGGTCTTTTCACAGAATTTGCTCAGATAATGCAACAG GGCTTCGTGTGTCTTCAAGGAGGAGTGTGTTCGTCTAGCATGGGGCGACCGGTTTCTTACGAGCGAGCAGTGGCATGGAAAGTAgtgaatgaagaagaaaatgcGCATTGTCTTGCCTTTATGTTCATCAATTGGTCGTTTGTTTAA
- the LOC110909109 gene encoding homeobox-leucine zipper protein ATHB-15 isoform X4, protein MMAMSCKDDKGGIMDNGKYVRYTPEQIEALERVYHECPKPSSLRRQQLIRECPILSNIEPKQIKVWFQNRRCREKQRKESSRLHSVNRKLAAMNKLLIEENERLQKQVSHLVGKNGPLRPNPGPDSIGIVSIAHGCNGVAARACGLVALEPTRVAEILKDRPSWFRDCRAVNILNVLPTGTGGSIEILYMQLYAPTTLATARDFLLLRYTSVTQDGSLVVCERSLTNIQNGPSIPPVANFVRAEMLASGYLIRPCEGGGSIIHIVDHMDLEAYSVPEVLRPLYESSTMLAQKMTIMALRQLRQIALEVSQSGAPNNWGRRPAELRALSQRLSRGFNEALNGFTTEGWSLMATDGVDDVTVLVNSSPEKLMGLILPTPNGYSSVTNVVLCAKASMLLQNVPPALLLRFLREHRSEWADYNIDAYTAAAVKLGPCSLPGGQIGNFGGQVILPLAHTIEHEELLEVIKMEGVGHCAEDALVSGDMFLLQLCNGMDENAVGMCAELIFAPIDASFADDAPLLPSGFRIIPLDPIKGGSSPNRTLDLASALDIGGSRTRPSSNYYVASGSARSVMTIAFEFACESHMQETVAALARQYVRTVISSVQKVASALSSNMNSNGALQAPLGTPEAHILARWISRSYSFYLGAELLKSGNERSENVLKLLWSHSDAIMCCSLKAMPVFTFANQAGLDMLETTLVALQDISLEKVLDEHGRKGLFTEFAQIMQQGFVCLQGGVCSSSMGRPVSYERAVAWKVVNEEENAHCLAFMFINWSFV, encoded by the exons ATGTAGAGAAAAACAAAGGAAAGAATCTTCACGTCTTCATAGCGTGAATCGAAAGCTGGCAGCTATGAACAAGCTTTTAATCGAAGAAAATGAAAGATTGCAGAAACAAGTGTCACACCTTGTGGGTAAAAACGGCCCCCTTCGGCCAAAT CCTGGTCCGGATTCCATTGGAATCGTTTCTATTGCTCATGGTTGCAATGGTGTGGCAGCACGAGCATGCGGTTTGGTTGCTCTCGAGCCTACAAGG GTCGCTGAAATCCTCAAGGATCGCCCCTCGTGGTTTCGTGATTGCCGAGCGGTTAATATCCTCAACGTGCTACCTACCGGAACCGGTGGAAGCATTGAGATCCTATACATGCAG CTTTATGCTCCAACAACTTTGGCTACGGCTCGTGACTTTTTGTTGTTACGCTATACTTCCGTTACTCAAGATGGCAGTTTAGTG GTTTGTGAAAGATCACTAACAAACATCCAAAATGGTCCGAGCATACCGCCGGTTGCAAACTTTGTGCGGGCCGAAATGCTGGCTAGTGGGTACTTGATTAGACCATGTGAAGGCGGTGGGTCAATTATTCATATTGTGGATCATATGGATCTAGAG GCATATAGCGTGCCGGAAGTCTTGCGCCCGTTATATGAATCGTCAACCATGCTCGCTCAAAAAATGACAATTATG GCGTTACGCCAACTGAGGCAAATTGCTCttgaagtgtcacaatccggtgcCCCTAATAATTGGGGCCGAAGACCCGCAGAATTACGGGCACTTAGTCAGAGGTTAAGCAGGGGTTTTAACGAGGCTCTAAACGGCTTTACTACTGAGGGATGGTCATTAATGGCTACTGACGGAGTTGACGACGTTACCGTTCTTGTGAACTCTTCACCTGAAAAACTTATGGGGTTGATTCTACCAACTCCTAACGGTTACTCGTCGGTTACTAACGTTGTTTTATGCGCCAAAGCATCAATGCTCTTACAG AACGTTCCTCCGGCTCTCCTTCTTCGGTTTTTAAGGGAACACCGTTCAGAATGGGCAGATTACAATATCGATGCTTATACGGCTGCTGCGGTTAAACTCGGTCCTTGTAGCTTACCAGGGGGGCAAATTGGTAATTTTGGAGGTCAAGTGATTCTTCCCCTGGCCCACACAATCGAACATGAAGAG TTGTTGGAGGTTATAAAAATGGAGGGTGTCGGGCATTGTGCCGAAGACGCGTTAGTATCGGGAGACATGTTTCTCCTACAA CTATGCAATGGAATGGATGAGAACGCTGTCGGCATGTGTGCTGAGCTCATATTTGCTCCGATAGACGCTTCTTTTGCCGATGATGCACCTCTTTTGCCTTCCGGTTTTCGTATCATTCCTCTTGATCCGATTAAG GGTGGTTCGAGTCCTAATCGCACACTTGATCTTGCTTCCGCTCTTGACATTGGTGGGTCCAGGACTAGACCTTCAAGTAATTACTATGTTGCTAGTGGCAGTGCAAGATCGGTGATGACAATTGCGTTTGAATTTGCTTGTGAGAGCCACATGCAAGAAACCGTAGCCGCTTTAGCCCGCCAATATGTTCGAACCGTTATATCTTCGGTTCAAAAGGTTGCATCGGCTCTATCTTCTAACATGAACTCTAATGGTGCCCTTCAGGCGCCATTAGGCACCCCTGAAGCGCATATTTTAGCTCGATGGATTTCCCGCAGTTATAG CTTCTACTTGGGGGCGGAGCTGCTTAAATCCGGAAATGAAAGAAGTGAAAACGTTCTGAAATTACTTTGGAGCCATTCAGATGCAATCATGTGCTGTTCTCTTAAG GCAATGCCCGTGTTCACGTTTGCAAACCAAGCTGGGCTGGATATGCTCGAGACAACTTTGGTTGCACTTCAAGACATAAGTTTGGAGAAAGTTCTCGATGAACATGGGCGAAAAGGTCTTTTCACAGAATTTGCTCAGATAATGCAACAG GGCTTCGTGTGTCTTCAAGGAGGAGTGTGTTCGTCTAGCATGGGGCGACCGGTTTCTTACGAGCGAGCAGTGGCATGGAAAGTAgtgaatgaagaagaaaatgcGCATTGTCTTGCCTTTATGTTCATCAATTGGTCGTTTGTTTAA
- the LOC110909109 gene encoding homeobox-leucine zipper protein ATHB-15 isoform X3: MDNGKYVRYTPEQIEALERVYHECPKPSSLRRQQLIRECPILSNIEPKQIKVWFQNRRCREKQRKESSRLHSVNRKLAAMNKLLIEENERLQKQVSHLVGKNGPLRPNTAHATNDTSCESVVTNGQRRLTPQHPPRDASTPAGLLSIAEETLAEFLSKATGTAIEWVQMPGMKPGPDSIGIVSIAHGCNGVAARACGLVALEPTRVAEILKDRPSWFRDCRAVNILNVLPTGTGGSIEILYMQLYAPTTLATARDFLLLRYTSVTQDGSLVVCERSLTNIQNGPSIPPVANFVRAEMLASGYLIRPCEGGGSIIHIVDHMDLEAYSVPEVLRPLYESSTMLAQKMTIMALRQLRQIALEVSQSGAPNNWGRRPAELRALSQRLSRGFNEALNGFTTEGWSLMATDGVDDVTVLVNSSPEKLMGLILPTPNGYSSVTNVVLCAKASMLLQNVPPALLLRFLREHRSEWADYNIDAYTAAAVKLGPCSLPGGQIGNFGGQVILPLAHTIEHEELLEVIKMEGVGHCAEDALVSGDMFLLQLCNGMDENAVGMCAELIFAPIDASFADDAPLLPSGFRIIPLDPIKGGSSPNRTLDLASALDIGGSRTRPSSNYYVASGSARSVMTIAFEFACESHMQETVAALARQYVRTVISSVQKVASALSSNMNSNGALQAPLGTPEAHILARWISRSYSFYLGAELLKSGNERSENVLKLLWSHSDAIMCCSLKAMPVFTFANQAGLDMLETTLVALQDISLEKVLDEHGRKGLFTEFAQIMQQGFVCLQGGVCSSSMGRPVSYERAVAWKVVNEEENAHCLAFMFINWSFV, encoded by the exons ATGTAGAGAAAAACAAAGGAAAGAATCTTCACGTCTTCATAGCGTGAATCGAAAGCTGGCAGCTATGAACAAGCTTTTAATCGAAGAAAATGAAAGATTGCAGAAACAAGTGTCACACCTTGTGGGTAAAAACGGCCCCCTTCGGCCAAAT ACGGCACATGCTACTAACGACACTAGTTGTGAGTCGGTTGTGACAAATGGTCAACGCCGATTGACACCTCAGCACCCGCCACGGGATGCTAGTACTCCTGCAGG ACTTTTGTCCATTGCAGAGGAAACTTTAGCAGAGTTTCTTTCGAAGGCAACCGGAACCGCTATTGAGTGGGTCCAAATGCCCGGAATGAAG CCTGGTCCGGATTCCATTGGAATCGTTTCTATTGCTCATGGTTGCAATGGTGTGGCAGCACGAGCATGCGGTTTGGTTGCTCTCGAGCCTACAAGG GTCGCTGAAATCCTCAAGGATCGCCCCTCGTGGTTTCGTGATTGCCGAGCGGTTAATATCCTCAACGTGCTACCTACCGGAACCGGTGGAAGCATTGAGATCCTATACATGCAG CTTTATGCTCCAACAACTTTGGCTACGGCTCGTGACTTTTTGTTGTTACGCTATACTTCCGTTACTCAAGATGGCAGTTTAGTG GTTTGTGAAAGATCACTAACAAACATCCAAAATGGTCCGAGCATACCGCCGGTTGCAAACTTTGTGCGGGCCGAAATGCTGGCTAGTGGGTACTTGATTAGACCATGTGAAGGCGGTGGGTCAATTATTCATATTGTGGATCATATGGATCTAGAG GCATATAGCGTGCCGGAAGTCTTGCGCCCGTTATATGAATCGTCAACCATGCTCGCTCAAAAAATGACAATTATG GCGTTACGCCAACTGAGGCAAATTGCTCttgaagtgtcacaatccggtgcCCCTAATAATTGGGGCCGAAGACCCGCAGAATTACGGGCACTTAGTCAGAGGTTAAGCAGGGGTTTTAACGAGGCTCTAAACGGCTTTACTACTGAGGGATGGTCATTAATGGCTACTGACGGAGTTGACGACGTTACCGTTCTTGTGAACTCTTCACCTGAAAAACTTATGGGGTTGATTCTACCAACTCCTAACGGTTACTCGTCGGTTACTAACGTTGTTTTATGCGCCAAAGCATCAATGCTCTTACAG AACGTTCCTCCGGCTCTCCTTCTTCGGTTTTTAAGGGAACACCGTTCAGAATGGGCAGATTACAATATCGATGCTTATACGGCTGCTGCGGTTAAACTCGGTCCTTGTAGCTTACCAGGGGGGCAAATTGGTAATTTTGGAGGTCAAGTGATTCTTCCCCTGGCCCACACAATCGAACATGAAGAG TTGTTGGAGGTTATAAAAATGGAGGGTGTCGGGCATTGTGCCGAAGACGCGTTAGTATCGGGAGACATGTTTCTCCTACAA CTATGCAATGGAATGGATGAGAACGCTGTCGGCATGTGTGCTGAGCTCATATTTGCTCCGATAGACGCTTCTTTTGCCGATGATGCACCTCTTTTGCCTTCCGGTTTTCGTATCATTCCTCTTGATCCGATTAAG GGTGGTTCGAGTCCTAATCGCACACTTGATCTTGCTTCCGCTCTTGACATTGGTGGGTCCAGGACTAGACCTTCAAGTAATTACTATGTTGCTAGTGGCAGTGCAAGATCGGTGATGACAATTGCGTTTGAATTTGCTTGTGAGAGCCACATGCAAGAAACCGTAGCCGCTTTAGCCCGCCAATATGTTCGAACCGTTATATCTTCGGTTCAAAAGGTTGCATCGGCTCTATCTTCTAACATGAACTCTAATGGTGCCCTTCAGGCGCCATTAGGCACCCCTGAAGCGCATATTTTAGCTCGATGGATTTCCCGCAGTTATAG CTTCTACTTGGGGGCGGAGCTGCTTAAATCCGGAAATGAAAGAAGTGAAAACGTTCTGAAATTACTTTGGAGCCATTCAGATGCAATCATGTGCTGTTCTCTTAAG GCAATGCCCGTGTTCACGTTTGCAAACCAAGCTGGGCTGGATATGCTCGAGACAACTTTGGTTGCACTTCAAGACATAAGTTTGGAGAAAGTTCTCGATGAACATGGGCGAAAAGGTCTTTTCACAGAATTTGCTCAGATAATGCAACAG GGCTTCGTGTGTCTTCAAGGAGGAGTGTGTTCGTCTAGCATGGGGCGACCGGTTTCTTACGAGCGAGCAGTGGCATGGAAAGTAgtgaatgaagaagaaaatgcGCATTGTCTTGCCTTTATGTTCATCAATTGGTCGTTTGTTTAA
- the LOC110909109 gene encoding homeobox-leucine zipper protein ATHB-15 isoform X2, with protein MMAMSCKDDKGGIMDNGKYVRYTPEQIEALERVYHECPKPSSLRRQQLIRECPILSNIEPKQIKVWFQNRRCREKQRKESSRLHSVNRKLAAMNKLLIEENERLQKQVSHLTAHATNDTSCESVVTNGQRRLTPQHPPRDASTPAGLLSIAEETLAEFLSKATGTAIEWVQMPGMKPGPDSIGIVSIAHGCNGVAARACGLVALEPTRVAEILKDRPSWFRDCRAVNILNVLPTGTGGSIEILYMQLYAPTTLATARDFLLLRYTSVTQDGSLVVCERSLTNIQNGPSIPPVANFVRAEMLASGYLIRPCEGGGSIIHIVDHMDLEAYSVPEVLRPLYESSTMLAQKMTIMALRQLRQIALEVSQSGAPNNWGRRPAELRALSQRLSRGFNEALNGFTTEGWSLMATDGVDDVTVLVNSSPEKLMGLILPTPNGYSSVTNVVLCAKASMLLQNVPPALLLRFLREHRSEWADYNIDAYTAAAVKLGPCSLPGGQIGNFGGQVILPLAHTIEHEELLEVIKMEGVGHCAEDALVSGDMFLLQLCNGMDENAVGMCAELIFAPIDASFADDAPLLPSGFRIIPLDPIKGGSSPNRTLDLASALDIGGSRTRPSSNYYVASGSARSVMTIAFEFACESHMQETVAALARQYVRTVISSVQKVASALSSNMNSNGALQAPLGTPEAHILARWISRSYSFYLGAELLKSGNERSENVLKLLWSHSDAIMCCSLKAMPVFTFANQAGLDMLETTLVALQDISLEKVLDEHGRKGLFTEFAQIMQQGFVCLQGGVCSSSMGRPVSYERAVAWKVVNEEENAHCLAFMFINWSFV; from the exons ATGTAGAGAAAAACAAAGGAAAGAATCTTCACGTCTTCATAGCGTGAATCGAAAGCTGGCAGCTATGAACAAGCTTTTAATCGAAGAAAATGAAAGATTGCAGAAACAAGTGTCACACCTT ACGGCACATGCTACTAACGACACTAGTTGTGAGTCGGTTGTGACAAATGGTCAACGCCGATTGACACCTCAGCACCCGCCACGGGATGCTAGTACTCCTGCAGG ACTTTTGTCCATTGCAGAGGAAACTTTAGCAGAGTTTCTTTCGAAGGCAACCGGAACCGCTATTGAGTGGGTCCAAATGCCCGGAATGAAG CCTGGTCCGGATTCCATTGGAATCGTTTCTATTGCTCATGGTTGCAATGGTGTGGCAGCACGAGCATGCGGTTTGGTTGCTCTCGAGCCTACAAGG GTCGCTGAAATCCTCAAGGATCGCCCCTCGTGGTTTCGTGATTGCCGAGCGGTTAATATCCTCAACGTGCTACCTACCGGAACCGGTGGAAGCATTGAGATCCTATACATGCAG CTTTATGCTCCAACAACTTTGGCTACGGCTCGTGACTTTTTGTTGTTACGCTATACTTCCGTTACTCAAGATGGCAGTTTAGTG GTTTGTGAAAGATCACTAACAAACATCCAAAATGGTCCGAGCATACCGCCGGTTGCAAACTTTGTGCGGGCCGAAATGCTGGCTAGTGGGTACTTGATTAGACCATGTGAAGGCGGTGGGTCAATTATTCATATTGTGGATCATATGGATCTAGAG GCATATAGCGTGCCGGAAGTCTTGCGCCCGTTATATGAATCGTCAACCATGCTCGCTCAAAAAATGACAATTATG GCGTTACGCCAACTGAGGCAAATTGCTCttgaagtgtcacaatccggtgcCCCTAATAATTGGGGCCGAAGACCCGCAGAATTACGGGCACTTAGTCAGAGGTTAAGCAGGGGTTTTAACGAGGCTCTAAACGGCTTTACTACTGAGGGATGGTCATTAATGGCTACTGACGGAGTTGACGACGTTACCGTTCTTGTGAACTCTTCACCTGAAAAACTTATGGGGTTGATTCTACCAACTCCTAACGGTTACTCGTCGGTTACTAACGTTGTTTTATGCGCCAAAGCATCAATGCTCTTACAG AACGTTCCTCCGGCTCTCCTTCTTCGGTTTTTAAGGGAACACCGTTCAGAATGGGCAGATTACAATATCGATGCTTATACGGCTGCTGCGGTTAAACTCGGTCCTTGTAGCTTACCAGGGGGGCAAATTGGTAATTTTGGAGGTCAAGTGATTCTTCCCCTGGCCCACACAATCGAACATGAAGAG TTGTTGGAGGTTATAAAAATGGAGGGTGTCGGGCATTGTGCCGAAGACGCGTTAGTATCGGGAGACATGTTTCTCCTACAA CTATGCAATGGAATGGATGAGAACGCTGTCGGCATGTGTGCTGAGCTCATATTTGCTCCGATAGACGCTTCTTTTGCCGATGATGCACCTCTTTTGCCTTCCGGTTTTCGTATCATTCCTCTTGATCCGATTAAG GGTGGTTCGAGTCCTAATCGCACACTTGATCTTGCTTCCGCTCTTGACATTGGTGGGTCCAGGACTAGACCTTCAAGTAATTACTATGTTGCTAGTGGCAGTGCAAGATCGGTGATGACAATTGCGTTTGAATTTGCTTGTGAGAGCCACATGCAAGAAACCGTAGCCGCTTTAGCCCGCCAATATGTTCGAACCGTTATATCTTCGGTTCAAAAGGTTGCATCGGCTCTATCTTCTAACATGAACTCTAATGGTGCCCTTCAGGCGCCATTAGGCACCCCTGAAGCGCATATTTTAGCTCGATGGATTTCCCGCAGTTATAG CTTCTACTTGGGGGCGGAGCTGCTTAAATCCGGAAATGAAAGAAGTGAAAACGTTCTGAAATTACTTTGGAGCCATTCAGATGCAATCATGTGCTGTTCTCTTAAG GCAATGCCCGTGTTCACGTTTGCAAACCAAGCTGGGCTGGATATGCTCGAGACAACTTTGGTTGCACTTCAAGACATAAGTTTGGAGAAAGTTCTCGATGAACATGGGCGAAAAGGTCTTTTCACAGAATTTGCTCAGATAATGCAACAG GGCTTCGTGTGTCTTCAAGGAGGAGTGTGTTCGTCTAGCATGGGGCGACCGGTTTCTTACGAGCGAGCAGTGGCATGGAAAGTAgtgaatgaagaagaaaatgcGCATTGTCTTGCCTTTATGTTCATCAATTGGTCGTTTGTTTAA